A stretch of DNA from Serinibacter arcticus:
CGCCCCGATCCTGGACACGACGCGGATCCGCTCGCTCGGGTGGTCCCCGCAGCGGACAGCGGGCGAGGCCATGCTGGACGTCGTGGCCGGGATGCGCGAGCGCACCGGGACGGGCAGTCCCGCGCTGCGTCCCGACGACCGGACCCTCGACCGCGACGACCTCCGCCGTCGGGACTGACGCCTACACCTCGAAGCCGGGCTCCAGGACGCCGACCGTCACGCCTCTCGCCCGGGCGTCGACGTCACCGACGCTCAGACCGCTGTCGCGTCGGGTCCCTGGGGCACGACGTCGAGCGGATCGGTGTGCTCGACCTCCTCCGGCGGGTCGACGACGTCGAGGCTCGCGGCGAGCCCGATGAGGAACCGGCCGACGGCCTCGCGCTCCTCCGGGGACAAGTCCTCGGCGACCGCGAGCATCCGCTTGTGCATCGCGCCCAGCGTCCCGCGCACCTCACCGTCCATCCGGTCGGTGGGCACGAGCGCCACCGATCGTCGGTCCTCCGGGTGCGGGGTGCGCTGGACGTAGCCGTCACGCTCCAGGCGGTCGACGAGAGCGCTGGCCGACGACCCGGTGATCTCCAGGGCCTCGGCGAGCTCCTTCTGTCTCACGATCGCGCCGCGCTGGCGGGCCCGCGCGAGGAAGCGGAGTGCGACGAGGTCGGTCTCCCCCATCCGCATCGAGTCCTGCGTTCTCTGTCGCATGCGGCGTTCGGCGTCGCGGTACCGGCGCAGCAGGTTCAGGAGGTCCACCGGTCCCGGCGCTCCTGTCAGCTCGGGGTACCAGTAGCCGGCTCCACCCGCGTCTTGAGTGGTCATGGTCGATCCTTTCAGATGACACCGGTTCAAGGTTCAACTAGCGCCGTGTCGTCGTTCCGTGATAGATAGTTTACCGAACGATTAGTGGATCGAAGCAAAGCGATGTGGTCGGCGCTACCGGCCCGGCGATGAGCACTCAGGAGATCCGATGACAGCGGTCCTCACCGACCACCACGACCTGCTCGAGGACGAGCGGGCGGACTGGTCGCGCCCCCACCCCACGGCGGCCGCGCGGGTGGCCCGCGCCGAGCAGCTGCGCATCGCCCACCAGCTCGACGCCGAGCTCACGATCGTGGTCGACGGCGAACCCCACTCCCCCACGCTCCACGTCGAGTGCCTCACCCGCTCCCCGCGGGCGACGGCCCTCGTGCTGGCCCACCTCGACGAGCACACCGTTCCGGCGCTCGAGCGCGCCACCGGTGTCCCGTTCCTCGAGCGCCACCTCCGCGTCTCCCACGACCTGTCCCCCCTCTGCCCCTCCCGAAAGGTCTGACGCCATGACCGGTTACGTCTCCCCCATGCGCCACCCCCGTCTGACCCTTCTCCAGCCGCTGGAGTCGGGCGGCTCCACGACGCGGCTGCTCCCCACCACCGACCTCGACCTCGCACGTCTGGACGCCGAGATCACGCGGCTGCGCGGCGAGGGCGACCGGATCTGCCGCCTGCTCGGCATGACGAGCGACTGGGCGACCACGCGCTGGGCCGCCGGCGAGCGCCCCAGCGCCGTCGTGGCCTCCTACACCGTCCGCGTGCACGGTGAGTCCCCGACGCCCGAGGTCACGCGCGGGCTGACCCGCCGCCTCGCCCGCCAGGGCTGGGTCGGCAAGGTCCTCTCGGAGGGCTCCACCCTGCGCATCGAGGCCGTCCAGGGCGACCTCAGCATGCGGCTGGTGGCGCACGACCGCCGCGTCACGCTCCGCGTGAACGGTCCGCAGATCGAGATCGGTCGTCCGCACGCCAAGGCGCTGCTCGCCGGCGTGTTCGAGGACGACGTCGCCTCCTGACGATCGGACGTCGGGCCCGCACGACGAACGCCCCGGTCCCCACCGTGCGGTGGGGACCGGGGCGTCTCCCGTCCGGGCTCGCGCGTCGCCCCATCTCAGGCTCCGACGTACTCGGCCAGGTGCTTCCCGGTCAGCGTGGAGCCCGCCGCGACGAGGTCGGCCGGCGTCCCCTCGAAGACGACCCGGCCGCCGTCGTGCCCCGCCCCCGGCCCCAGGTCGACGATCCAGTCGGCGTGCGCCATCACGGCCTGGTGGTGCTCGATGACGATGACCGACTTGCCCGACTCCACCAGGCGGTCCAGCAGTCCGAGGAGCTGCTCGACATCGGCGAGGTGGAGGCCAGTGGTCGGCTCGTCCAGCACGTAGACCCCACCCTTGTCGCCCATGTGGGTCGCGAGCTTGAGGCGTTGCCGCTCACCGCCCGAGAGCGTGTTCAGCGGCTGACCGAGGCTCAGGTAGCCGAGCCCGACGTCGGAGAGCCGCTCGACGATCGTGTGCGCCGCCGGGATCCTCGCCTCCCCCGCCGCGAAGTAGCCGACGGCCTCGTCCACCGGCAGCGCCAGCACGTCGGCGATGTTCAGCCCCCCGAGCGTGTACTCGAGGACCTCGGCCTGGAACCGCTTGCCCTCGCACTCCTCGCAGACGGTCGACACGGTCGCCATCATCCCGAGGTCGGTGAAGATGAGGCCGTTGCCGTTGCAGGTCGGGCAGGCTCCCTCGGAGTTGGAGCTGAACAGCGCCGGCTTGACGCCGTTCGCCTTGGCGAAGGCCTTGCGGATCGGCTCGAGGAGCCCGGTGTAGGTCGCGGGGTTGCTGCGCCGGGAGCCCTTGATCGCGCCCTGGTCGATGGAGATGACCCCGGCCCTGCCCGGGATCGAGGAGTGGATCAGCGAGCTCTTGCCCGACCCCGCCACGCCCGTGACGACCACGAGCACGCCGAGGGGGATGTCGACGTCGACGTCGCGGAGGTTGTGGGTCGCCGCCCCGCGGATCTCCAGCGCCCCGGTGGGTGTTCGCACCGAGGGCTTCAGCTCCGAGCGGTCGTCCAGGTGCCGGCCGGTGACGGTGTCGCTCGCGCGCAGGTCCTCCAGCGACCCCTCGAAGCAGATCGTGCCGCCCTTGGTACCGGCGCCGGGTCCGAGGTCGACGACGTGGTCGGCGATCGCGATCGTCTCCGGCTTGTGCTCGACGACGAGCACGGTGTTGCCCTTGTCCCGCAGCTGCAGCAGCAGCTGGTTCATGCGCTGGATGTCGTGCGGGTGGAGGCCGATCGTCGGCTCGTCGAACACGTAGGTGACGTCGGTGAGCGAGGAGCCGAGGTGCCGGATCATCTTGGTGCGCTGGGCCTCGCCGCCTGACAGCGTGCCGGAGGGACGATCCAGCGACAGGTAGCCGAGACCGATCTCGACGAACGAGTCGAGCGTGTGCTGCAGACCCGTCAGGAGCGGCGCCATGCCGGGCTCGTCCAGATCCCTCACCCAGGCGGCGAGGTCGCTGATCTGGAGCTGGCAGACGTCGGCGATGCTCAGCCCCCTGATCTTCGCCGAGCGTGCGCCCTCGTTGAGGCGGGTGCCGTCGCAGTCCGGGCAGGTGGCGAACGTGGCGATCCGGTCGACGAAGGCCCGCACGTGCGGCTGCATCGCCTCGCGGTCCTTGGCGAGGAAGGACTTCTGGATCTTCGGGATCAGACCCTCGTAGGTCATGTTCGACCCCTCGAGCTTGACCTTCGTGGCCTCGTGGTAGAGGAAGTCGTCGAGCTCGCGCGCCGTGTAGTCGCGGATCGGCCTGGTCGGGTCGACGAAGCCCGAGGCGCCGATGATCTTCACCATCCAGCCGTCGGCGGTGTAGCCGGGCACCTTGATGGCGCCCTCGTTCAGCGACAGGCTCTCGTCGTAGACCTCGGTGAGGTCGATGTCGGAGATCGCGCCGCGTCCCTCGCACCGCGGACACATCCCGCCGGTGATCGTGAACGACTCGCGCTTCTTGATCGTCCGGCCGCCGCGCTCGACCGTCGTCGCCCCGGCGCCGCTGATCGAGGGGACGTTGAAGGAGAACGCGTTGGTCGAGCCGATGTGGGGCCGGCCGAGCCGGCTGAACAGGATGCGCAGCATCGCGTTGACGTCCGTCGCCGTCCCGACGGTGGAGCGCGGGTTGGCCCCCATCCGCTCCTGGTCGACGATGATCGCGGTCGTGAGGCCGTCGAGGTAGTCGACCTCCGGGCGGGCGAGGCTCGGCATGAACCCCTGCAGGAACGCGCTGTAGGTCTCGTTGATCATCCGCTGGGACTCGGCGGCGATCGTGCCGAAGACCAGCGAGCTCTTCCCCGACCCCGACACCCCGGTGAACACCGTGAGCCGGCGCTTCGGGATCTCCACGCTGATGTCGCGCAGGTTGTTCTCCCTGGCGCCGACGACCCGGATCAGGTCGTGCGTGTCGGCCACGTGGGCGTCGGTGCTGGTGGGGTTCGTCGTCATCGCGTTCTCTCTCGTCAGACCTGCGGGACCGCCCCGGCGGCCAGGGACGGCCGAGGTGGCGTGCAGCAGTATGACTGCCGCCGCCGGCAGAACTGTGCGGTGTCCGACGGCGACGCGCCGCTCCCGTCTGGGCCGCCGTTACGCTGGCGCCCGTGACCTCTCTCCCCGCGACGGACGACCTCGCCTGGACGGCCCTCGGTGTGCTCGCCGTCGGGCTGCTCGTGGCGGCGCTCGTGGTGTGGTCACGCTCGACGGACCGCTCGATCGTGGCCCTCGCGTGGTTCTTCGGGATGCTGGTGCTCCCGATCCTCGGACCGGTCGGCTACCTGGTCGACACCCGCCGTCGCCGTCGGCTCGCGCAGGCCACCGACTGACGCGGCTGACGGGTCCGACGCGTCCGGAGGGTCAGCAGCCCTCGTCCGGCGACGCCGCCTCGTCCACCCCGAGCCGCGCCGCGATCTCCCGCACGACCGCCCCGAGCGTGCGCTGGTCGGTGTCGACGACGAGGTTGCTCACCCGCTCGTAGGTCGGGCGGCGCGCGGCGAGGATGCGGGTCCACCGCTCGCGCGGGTCGTCCGCGAGCATCGGCCGGGACGCGGCCGATCCGATGCGGTGCATCGCGTAGCGGAGGCTGACGTCCAGCAGCACCACGAGACCGCCGTCGGCGCGGTAGTCCGCCAGCACGCTCTGCGTCCGCGGGTCCATCACCGCGCCGCCCCCGAGCGACAGCACGCCGGGGTGCTCGGTCAGGGCGCGCGCCACGGCGTCGTGCTCGAGATCGCGGAAGTGCGCCTCGCCGTCGCTCGCGAAGATCTCGGCGATGGTGCGGCCAGCGCTCGCCTCGACGTCCGCGTCGACGTCGCGGAACGGTAGCCCGATCCTCGTGGCGAGCCGGCGGCCGACCGCACTCTTGCCCGAGCCCATCGCGCCGCACAGCACGACGGCGGGGCGCACGGCCGTCACGCGGTCACCGCGCTCACCGGGCCGTCGGCAGCGGTGAGGGCGTCGTGGATCGCGTCGAGGGCGTCGCGCAGCTCCGGCACGGGTACCTGGCCGGGCGCCGAACCCGTGCCCACGAGGCCGAACGTGGCGGGCGCGCCCCAGCACTCCCCCGCGATCCGGGTCAGGACGCCGGCCGGGCCCATGGCGATCGGCAGCACGGGGCGCCCGTGGCGTCGGGCGGTGTGCGCGGCGGCGAGCAGGCGGGCGACGTCGCCGCCGTCGGACGCGGTCACGGCCACCTTCAGCACGTCGGCGTCACGGGCGGCGAGAGAGTCGAGGATCGCGCCGAGGCGGTCGGTCGACGGGGTGCCGGCGAAGTCGTGGCTCGACCCGACGACCACCGTGCCGGCGTCGCGGGCGGCGGTGGTGATCGCCGTCGCGACGGCGTCCGGTCGGCTCAGCTCGACATCGACACCCTCGACCCGAGCGGCGACGAGCGCGAGCAGGAGGGCCGTGTAGCCGGCGTCGTCGAGTCCGCCCGGACCACCCTCCGCCAGGGACCGGTAGGTGGCGAGCACGGGCAGGGACCCCAGGGCGGACCGGAGGGCCGGCAGCATCTCCAGGGCGCCCTCGCCGTCGTGCGCCCCCCACGTGTCCAGCCGCCACTCGGCGACGTCCGCCCCCGAGGCGGCGACCTCGCGGGCGTGCGCGAGCACGGCGTCCGCGTCGGCGCCCGCGAGCGGGACGACCACGGCCGGCCGGGCGTCGGGGGTGGGGAAGAGGCTCACGGTCCTATCCCACCACCTCGGGGACCCACCCGGCGACGCCGCCCCGGGTGGACGCGTGTGGCGGCCTTCACCCGACCTTCACGTGCGCGGGTGGAACACACGGGGCCCGTTCGGCGTTGACTCCCCTGGAAGCTCGCGTGGCGGCTGATCCGGGTCCCTACCGAGGACCTCGGGCTGACCACGCCGAATGTGAGGAGAACACCATGGCAGAGCGCACTCTTCGGGGCATGAAGATCGGTGCCAACAGCATGGAGTCCGAGGTCGGGGTCGAGTTCGCTCCGCGCGTCGAGGCGGTCTACGACTGCCCGGACGGCAGCGTGCTCGTGATCCCGTTCTCGGCCGAGGCCGACATCCCGGCGATCTGGGAGGCCCCGGGCGGCGGCGAGGCGCTGCTGCGCGACGCCGAGCGGCCGGAGCCCGGCCCGGTGAAGCCGCAGCGGACCCACTGGGACATGCTGCTCGAGCGTCGGACCATCGCCGAGCTCGAGGACCTGCTCAACGAGCGCCTCGACCTCCTGCGTTCCGGGGCGCTGCGCAAGAGCGCGTGACCTCGGGGAGCGGATCCCCGTTCAGTCGCGGCTGAGCACTGCTGGAGCGGAAGCCTGGCGTCGGAGACGGCGCCAGGCTTTCTGCATCCCCCACCGGGTCACGTTGACGAACGCCTCCACCACGATGCTCCGCGACATCTTCGAGACGCCCTCGACGCGCTCGACGAAGGTCACCGGCACCTCGACGATCCGACCACCCGCCGCGTGCACGCGGTGAGTCATGTCGACCTGGAAGCAGTAGCCCTGCGACGTCACCTCACCCAGCGGGAGCGCGCGCAGCACCCAGGCGGGGTAGACGCGGAAGCCGGCGGTGGCGTCCTTCACCGGCAGCTGCAGCGCGAGCCGCGCGTAGGTGGTGCCGGCGCGCGAGATGAGCTGGCGGTAGGCCGGCCAGTTGACGATCGACCCGCCCGGCACCCACCGGGAGCCGATCACGAGGGCGACGCGCTCGTCGTCGGCCGCCGCGAGCAGCGCGGGCAGCTCCTCGGGCTGGTGCGAGGCGTCGGCGTCCATCTCGACGACGAGGTCGTAGCCCCGTTCCAACGCCCAGCCGAAGCCCGCGACGTAGGCGCGCCCGAGCCCGCCCTTGCCGCTGCGGTGGAGGACGTGCACGTGCGGGTCGACCTCCGAACGCTCCTGCGCCCACTCCCCCGTGCCGTCGGGGCTGCCGTCGTCGACGACCAGCACGTCGGCGGTCGGGACCGCGGCCCGCAGCCGGGCGAGCGTCCCTGGCAGCGCCGCGCGCTCGTCGTAGGTCGGGACGATCACGAGGGTGCGCCGCGGGGCCGGTGGGGCGCCGGGTCCACCCGTCGCGTCCGAGGAGGGGGTGGACGTCACGCGCGGACCTTGGCCTTTCGAGGGGTGGAGCCAGGGCCGGACGACCCCGAGCCGGAGCGCCGACGGCGTCGCGCCGGCACGACGAGGCCGGCGAGCAGGAGCAGCCCCGTGGCGGCGACGACCACGACGTCGGGCGTCGTGCCCATCCGGGTCGCCAGGGTGAGCGAGGTGCGCAGCCCGAGGGTCGCCGTCAGCGCGTCGGCGGTGAAGAGCCCGGTCCGCTGGGTCACGACGCCGTTCGGGGTCACGACGCCGGAGACCCCGACCGTGGAGA
This window harbors:
- a CDS encoding ATP-binding cassette domain-containing protein — translated: MTTNPTSTDAHVADTHDLIRVVGARENNLRDISVEIPKRRLTVFTGVSGSGKSSLVFGTIAAESQRMINETYSAFLQGFMPSLARPEVDYLDGLTTAIIVDQERMGANPRSTVGTATDVNAMLRILFSRLGRPHIGSTNAFSFNVPSISGAGATTVERGGRTIKKRESFTITGGMCPRCEGRGAISDIDLTEVYDESLSLNEGAIKVPGYTADGWMVKIIGASGFVDPTRPIRDYTARELDDFLYHEATKVKLEGSNMTYEGLIPKIQKSFLAKDREAMQPHVRAFVDRIATFATCPDCDGTRLNEGARSAKIRGLSIADVCQLQISDLAAWVRDLDEPGMAPLLTGLQHTLDSFVEIGLGYLSLDRPSGTLSGGEAQRTKMIRHLGSSLTDVTYVFDEPTIGLHPHDIQRMNQLLLQLRDKGNTVLVVEHKPETIAIADHVVDLGPGAGTKGGTICFEGSLEDLRASDTVTGRHLDDRSELKPSVRTPTGALEIRGAATHNLRDVDVDIPLGVLVVVTGVAGSGKSSLIHSSIPGRAGVISIDQGAIKGSRRSNPATYTGLLEPIRKAFAKANGVKPALFSSNSEGACPTCNGNGLIFTDLGMMATVSTVCEECEGKRFQAEVLEYTLGGLNIADVLALPVDEAVGYFAAGEARIPAAHTIVERLSDVGLGYLSLGQPLNTLSGGERQRLKLATHMGDKGGVYVLDEPTTGLHLADVEQLLGLLDRLVESGKSVIVIEHHQAVMAHADWIVDLGPGAGHDGGRVVFEGTPADLVAAGSTLTGKHLAEYVGA
- a CDS encoding RNA polymerase-binding protein RbpA, translating into MAERTLRGMKIGANSMESEVGVEFAPRVEAVYDCPDGSVLVIPFSAEADIPAIWEAPGGGEALLRDAERPEPGPVKPQRTHWDMLLERRTIAELEDLLNERLDLLRSGALRKSA
- a CDS encoding polyprenol monophosphomannose synthase → MTSTPSSDATGGPGAPPAPRRTLVIVPTYDERAALPGTLARLRAAVPTADVLVVDDGSPDGTGEWAQERSEVDPHVHVLHRSGKGGLGRAYVAGFGWALERGYDLVVEMDADASHQPEELPALLAAADDERVALVIGSRWVPGGSIVNWPAYRQLISRAGTTYARLALQLPVKDATAGFRVYPAWVLRALPLGEVTSQGYCFQVDMTHRVHAAGGRIVEVPVTFVERVEGVSKMSRSIVVEAFVNVTRWGMQKAWRRLRRQASAPAVLSRD
- a CDS encoding PLDc N-terminal domain-containing protein; amino-acid sequence: MTSLPATDDLAWTALGVLAVGLLVAALVVWSRSTDRSIVALAWFFGMLVLPILGPVGYLVDTRRRRRLAQATD
- the aroD gene encoding type I 3-dehydroquinate dehydratase; protein product: MSLFPTPDARPAVVVPLAGADADAVLAHAREVAASGADVAEWRLDTWGAHDGEGALEMLPALRSALGSLPVLATYRSLAEGGPGGLDDAGYTALLLALVAARVEGVDVELSRPDAVATAITTAARDAGTVVVGSSHDFAGTPSTDRLGAILDSLAARDADVLKVAVTASDGGDVARLLAAAHTARRHGRPVLPIAMGPAGVLTRIAGECWGAPATFGLVGTGSAPGQVPVPELRDALDAIHDALTAADGPVSAVTA
- a CDS encoding shikimate kinase codes for the protein MTAVRPAVVLCGAMGSGKSAVGRRLATRIGLPFRDVDADVEASAGRTIAEIFASDGEAHFRDLEHDAVARALTEHPGVLSLGGGAVMDPRTQSVLADYRADGGLVVLLDVSLRYAMHRIGSAASRPMLADDPRERWTRILAARRPTYERVSNLVVDTDQRTLGAVVREIAARLGVDEAASPDEGC
- a CDS encoding MarR family winged helix-turn-helix transcriptional regulator — protein: MTTQDAGGAGYWYPELTGAPGPVDLLNLLRRYRDAERRMRQRTQDSMRMGETDLVALRFLARARQRGAIVRQKELAEALEITGSSASALVDRLERDGYVQRTPHPEDRRSVALVPTDRMDGEVRGTLGAMHKRMLAVAEDLSPEEREAVGRFLIGLAASLDVVDPPEEVEHTDPLDVVPQGPDATAV